From the genome of Frateuria soli:
GCTGTGCTTCGGCTTCGCCACCAGCTACGCGCGCAACCGTGCGTACCTGGGACAGGTGCAGGACGCGCTGAAGGGCTACCCGGCAGGCATCGACCTTCCGGCCAGCGCCACGCCGAAGGAGTATTTCGCCAAGGTGCTCGACCGGCTCGAGGCGCTGTCGGCCGTACGCAAGACGGCCACGCCCGAAGGTGGCGCGCCGATGTCGATGCGGCTGGGCCTTTACCAGGGCAAGGCGGTGGGCGAGGACCTGCAGGCGGCCTACCTGCGCGAACTCAACGCGCTGCTGCTGCCCGGCGTGGGGGCGCAGTTCCGCGGTGGCCTGGCCGCCAGCGCATCCGATCCGCAGGCGCTGTACTACTACCTGAAGGGCTACCTGATGCTGGGCGAGCCCCGGCACCTGGATGCGGACGAACTGGGGGCGCTGGCCAACCTGGAATGGCGCAAGGTTTTCCCCGACGAGCCGGTGCTGCAGCAGGCGCTGGCCAGGCACTTCCAGGCGCTGGTCGAGGAGCCCGGCCAGTTGCGCGCCCTGTCTCTGGATGCTGCGCTGGTGGAGCAGGCGCGCACCACGCTGCGGACGGCCGACCTCTCCACGCTGGTCTACGGCAGCATGAAGCTCTCGGCCGAGAGTGCCGGCAAGCCGCTGCAACTGGACAAGGAGCTGGGGCTCCTGGGCAACGTGTTCCGTCGCCAGAGCGGCAAGCCGCTGTCCGAGCCGCTGCCGGCGGTGTTCACGCAACCAGTGTTCGCCATCGAGGCGGACAAGGGCGTGGAGGAAGCCGTCAGGCAGTTCGCCGCCGACGATTGGGTGTTCGGCGCCGAGCCGATCGACGCACTGGCGCAGGCACGCCTCTCGCGACAGGTGCTGGCGCTCTACGAGGCCGACTACATCAAGGCCTGGGACGCATTGCTGGGCGACCTGCAGCTGCAACCCGCAGCCAGTATCCAGGACGCCAGCACGATCGCTGCGAAACTTTCCGGCCCGAGCTCGCCGCTGAAGTCGCTGCTCAAGCTGGTACGCGACAACACCAGCGACATGCTGCGCGCGCCGGCGCCCGACGCTGGCGACAAGGCGCTGGATGCGGCCAGGGACGCTGCCGCCAAGAAAGCCACGCAGAACGCGTTGGGCCGCGCGCTGGCAAAAGCCGGCGGCGGCGCCGCGGCCGACGAGGCGCCGCCCGGCAGCGTCATCAGCGCGCACTTCGACACCCTCAACAAGCTGGGCGACGGCGCGTCCGGTGCCGCGCCGATCGACCAGACGCTCGCCGCGCTCGACCAGTTGAGCAAGACCCTGCTCACCATGACCGATTTCAGCGACGCGGCCGGCCAGCCGAACCCGCAGTTGCTGATGGCGCAGCAGGCCGCCGCACAGTTGCCGCCGCCGGTGTCCGGCTGGGTCGCCTCGCTTACCGGCAAGAGCCAGGCACTGGTGGCCAGCGGCACCAAGGGCGCGCTGGACGAGCAGTTCCAGCAGGCGGCGTCGCAGGACTGCGCGGCTTTTACCGAGGGCCGTTTCCCGTTCTCGCCGAACAGCCGCAACGATATCCCGGTGCAGAACTTCGGCGAGATGTTCGGCTACGGCGGGCGCTACGACGGCTTCTTCAAGCAGACCCTCGCCAAGCTCGTGGACACCAGCGGGCGCACCTGGCGGTGGAAGAGCGGCCCGGGCGCGGTGAGCGGCTCGGCTTCGATGCTGGCGCAGATGCAGCTGGCCGACAGCATCAAGCAGATGTACTTCCGCAACGGCAGCCCCACGCCCGAGGTCGGCTTCACCTTGCTGGCGCCGGTGCTGGCGCCGGGCATCGGCCGCTTTGCCATCGTCATCGACGGGCAGACTTTCGACTACAAGCCCGGCGGCAGCACCAGCATGGCCATGAACTGGCCCGGGCCGACCCCGGGGCAGGTGAAGGTGTCGGCCTGGGACACCTCCGGCAACCTGCTCAGCAGCTACGACTACCAGGGCGACTGGGCATTCTTCCACGCGCTGCAGGCGGCGAAGCTCTCGCGACAGTCGGACCTGCGCTACCAGGCAAACTTCGATTTCGGCGGCCGGGCGGTACAACTGGTCGTCCAGGCCAGCAATCTGAAGAACCCCTTCCTCAACACGCAGGTACAGCGCTTCCGGTGCGGGAGCTAGCCATGTCCGGGCCGACAGGGGGCGGGGCGGCGAGCGTGGGTTTCTTCGGCAAGTTGCCGGGGGCGGGGGATTTCGTGCAGCGGCGGTTGCCGGGCGCGTTCGTGGAACGCTGGGACCGGCATTTCGAGCAGGCGGTGTTCGCCAGCCGGGAGGCCTTGGGCGAAGACTGGGGCGCAGCCTATCGTGCCAGCCCTGCCTGGCGTTTCGTGCTGGCGCCGCAGGCTTGCGGCGAGGGCGCCTGGGCCGGCGTGTTCGGCCCCGCCGACGACCGTGTCGGCCGCAGCTTTCCGATGGTGCTTGCCGCGCCGGTCGCGCCTGCGCGGATCGAGCCGCTGTTGTCCGAGGGCACCGGCTGGTTCGACGCGCTGGCGCGCGTGCATGCGCGGGGACAGCGCGGCGCGCCGGTGGACGCCGAGGGCTTCGATGTCCTGGTCGCGGCGCTGCCAGCTCCGTCGACGATCGCGCCGGCGCCGATCGACCCGTGCGACGGGATCGACTTCAGCCGTGGGCCGCACTGGCGTCTGCCGCTGCCGGCACGCGCCATCGACCCCGATGCGCTGGCCGCCCTGTGGCGACGGCTCGCCGGTCACGGCGGTCACTGGTGTCTGTGGTGGAGCGAGGGTGCCGGTCGCGTGCCGGCCGGGATCCTTGCCACCCGCGGCCTGCCCGCGCCAGAGGCCTATGCCGGTTTCCTGGATGCATCCCGGTCCGGCGCGTGGCTGACGCCCGCGGGTACCGCCGCGCCGCTGCCCGAGCCGGTGGCGCCTGCCGCGACCGAGCTGGCTCCGCCGCCTTCATCGCCACCGGTGCCGGCTCCCCCGCACGAGCCGGATGACGATGTGACCGTGCCGGGCTTCGTGCGCCAGGCGCAAGCGCCGGCGTCCCTCGTGGGGGCACCGACATTCAACACCGCGCTTTCGGTCCAGACGGCGCCCGGTGCCGCCGTGGTGCACCATCCGGCCTGCGCCCTGACCCTGGTGGCGGCGGACATGGGCCTGGCCGATCCGCGCCGCCGCGCGGCCTCCTCGGCCGCCAGTGTCGGCGCCGAAATGACCGCGGGGGACGAGGCGGCGCCCGGAACGCATGCGTTGCGCGCCCGCCTGATGGCGCTTCATCCGCTGCTGCGCCACGGGCGCGTCAGCGAAGACGGCGCCGTGGTCGCCGCCCGCGTTGCCGGTACCCAGGCGGGGTTGCTGCGCGTGGGGGCTGCGGGAGTCTGGCACTGGCGTGGCGGCCGGATTCGCCCGCTGTTCGCGGCG
Proteins encoded in this window:
- the tssM gene encoding type VI secretion system membrane subunit TssM, yielding MAKLLSLLKSAWFVTLIGVLLLSVLVWLGGPYLGIGDAQPLASPVARLLLIMLIVLAWGAWLQVQALRARSKANKMSGELAGQGGAAPAEGGDNHSAGERSQLQGRFAEAIEMLRKHRRGNLYALPWYVVIGPPGSGKSTLLQNSGLNFPLSERFGKEALRGVGGTRNCDWWFTDEAVFLDTAGRYTTQDSDRSADASAWGEFLKLLRRYRKRRPVNGVIVAMSLSDLMVLDEAARQDHARAIRRRLDELTEHLKIGVPVYLVLTKCDLVAGFGEFFDDMNPELRSQVWGVSFPLGKTMDGSAAKAFADEYRLLLDRLNTRTLDRLHTERDRGRRAAVLSFPQQLASLGETARQFVEGVFAGHAYGTPPLLRGVYLTSGTQEGTPIDRMMGAVARTFGLDAARVNPQGAQRRTFFVERLLREVLFRESGLAGTNPAIERRKVAVQLAAYAGMALFTVLLCFGFATSYARNRAYLGQVQDALKGYPAGIDLPASATPKEYFAKVLDRLEALSAVRKTATPEGGAPMSMRLGLYQGKAVGEDLQAAYLRELNALLLPGVGAQFRGGLAASASDPQALYYYLKGYLMLGEPRHLDADELGALANLEWRKVFPDEPVLQQALARHFQALVEEPGQLRALSLDAALVEQARTTLRTADLSTLVYGSMKLSAESAGKPLQLDKELGLLGNVFRRQSGKPLSEPLPAVFTQPVFAIEADKGVEEAVRQFAADDWVFGAEPIDALAQARLSRQVLALYEADYIKAWDALLGDLQLQPAASIQDASTIAAKLSGPSSPLKSLLKLVRDNTSDMLRAPAPDAGDKALDAARDAAAKKATQNALGRALAKAGGGAAADEAPPGSVISAHFDTLNKLGDGASGAAPIDQTLAALDQLSKTLLTMTDFSDAAGQPNPQLLMAQQAAAQLPPPVSGWVASLTGKSQALVASGTKGALDEQFQQAASQDCAAFTEGRFPFSPNSRNDIPVQNFGEMFGYGGRYDGFFKQTLAKLVDTSGRTWRWKSGPGAVSGSASMLAQMQLADSIKQMYFRNGSPTPEVGFTLLAPVLAPGIGRFAIVIDGQTFDYKPGGSTSMAMNWPGPTPGQVKVSAWDTSGNLLSSYDYQGDWAFFHALQAAKLSRQSDLRYQANFDFGGRAVQLVVQASNLKNPFLNTQVQRFRCGS
- the tagF gene encoding type VI secretion system-associated protein TagF produces the protein MSGPTGGGAASVGFFGKLPGAGDFVQRRLPGAFVERWDRHFEQAVFASREALGEDWGAAYRASPAWRFVLAPQACGEGAWAGVFGPADDRVGRSFPMVLAAPVAPARIEPLLSEGTGWFDALARVHARGQRGAPVDAEGFDVLVAALPAPSTIAPAPIDPCDGIDFSRGPHWRLPLPARAIDPDALAALWRRLAGHGGHWCLWWSEGAGRVPAGILATRGLPAPEAYAGFLDASRSGAWLTPAGTAAPLPEPVAPAATELAPPPSSPPVPAPPHEPDDDVTVPGFVRQAQAPASLVGAPTFNTALSVQTAPGAAVVHHPACALTLVAADMGLADPRRRAASSAASVGAEMTAGDEAAPGTHALRARLMALHPLLRHGRVSEDGAVVAARVAGTQAGLLRVGAAGVWHWRGGRIRPLFAAAPAQPSPPGGDLDDLLFGGNDAPTAPGLGAEGMPGCEQIACELMPGDRLVLLAGVAHVQLSQAVLAQALAAATPEDAQAHLAHALGSNPSRPWPLAVIEVQP